One part of the Bacillus sp. FJAT-27916 genome encodes these proteins:
- a CDS encoding ABC transporter ATP-binding protein, with protein sequence MATIISVEQLEARYEERTVFRELSMAIQEGSVTTIIGPNGCGKSTLLKTMGRILKPKSGKVSLLGKSLSHMSTKEIAKKLALLSQNPVAPSQLKVEELISYGRYPHQRRGHSLSAADFDVMEWAMEVTKTLEFREREMDQLSGGQRQKVWLAMALAQETDLLLLDEPTTYLDMAHQLDVLKIVRDLNQNQACTVVMVLHDINHAARFSDQLVAMKDGQIKAIGKPEEIMTPEVLRAVFDIEARIIEDPYDGVPICLGYDSVTTREAVLSN encoded by the coding sequence ATGGCAACGATTATATCCGTCGAACAATTAGAAGCCCGTTATGAGGAACGCACGGTTTTCCGTGAATTGAGCATGGCGATTCAAGAGGGAAGTGTGACGACAATCATTGGCCCGAATGGCTGCGGGAAATCAACCTTGCTCAAAACGATGGGGAGAATCTTGAAGCCAAAGTCAGGGAAAGTATCACTGCTGGGCAAGAGCTTGAGTCACATGTCGACGAAGGAAATTGCAAAGAAGCTTGCCCTCCTGTCGCAGAACCCTGTCGCTCCTTCCCAGCTTAAGGTGGAGGAGCTCATCTCTTATGGAAGATATCCGCATCAAAGAAGGGGACACAGCTTGAGTGCGGCAGACTTTGATGTGATGGAATGGGCGATGGAGGTCACAAAAACGCTCGAATTCCGCGAGCGGGAGATGGACCAATTATCCGGCGGACAAAGGCAGAAGGTATGGCTGGCCATGGCTCTCGCGCAAGAGACTGATTTGCTTCTCTTAGATGAGCCGACCACTTATTTGGATATGGCACACCAGCTTGATGTGTTGAAAATCGTGCGGGATTTAAACCAAAATCAAGCATGCACGGTTGTCATGGTCCTGCATGACATCAATCATGCTGCCCGGTTTTCTGATCAGCTTGTGGCGATGAAGGACGGCCAAATTAAGGCAATCGGCAAGCCGGAGGAAATCATGACGCCTGAAGTGCTTCGTGCCGTATTTGACATTGAGGCCCGTATTATTGAGGACCCTTATGATGGTGTTCCAATCTGTCTTGGATATGACTCCGTAACAACGCGTGAGGCTGTCTTATCGAACTAG
- a CDS encoding alpha/beta hydrolase, which yields MTQQQYQLEDYELFIYSPDTAPPSAGFPVLYVLDGNAFFHTVSDLIHLQARRQEKTGVIPAIVCAVGYPGDAPFHPRRFWDYTPPQDTLHAPMRPNGQPWPASGGADQFLRTMEEVIKPFVEAHYPVNRLSQTLFGHSLGGLLTLYALYTKPDAYQHYVAISPSLWWNRSLMRGLEHDYLIQPVDNHHRVFMAVGSEEKNYLIQDAAELFARLHDSDKIQVEFMEAAGENHLSVVPTVMSRALRFVNREDG from the coding sequence ATGACACAACAACAGTATCAACTGGAGGATTATGAGCTATTTATCTACAGCCCAGACACTGCTCCGCCTTCTGCCGGCTTTCCGGTGCTATACGTGCTTGATGGGAATGCATTCTTTCATACCGTTTCTGATTTAATTCATCTTCAAGCAAGAAGGCAGGAAAAAACAGGGGTCATTCCGGCAATTGTCTGTGCGGTTGGTTATCCAGGAGATGCCCCGTTTCATCCAAGGCGTTTTTGGGATTATACGCCGCCCCAGGACACTTTACATGCGCCGATGAGACCGAATGGACAGCCATGGCCAGCGTCAGGGGGAGCAGATCAATTTCTTCGAACGATGGAAGAGGTCATAAAGCCGTTTGTGGAAGCTCATTATCCGGTAAACCGATTAAGCCAAACACTATTCGGGCATTCACTTGGCGGGCTGCTGACACTTTATGCCCTTTATACAAAGCCTGATGCCTATCAGCACTATGTCGCAATCAGTCCGTCGCTTTGGTGGAACCGCTCCTTGATGAGGGGGCTTGAGCATGATTATTTGATTCAACCCGTGGATAATCATCACCGCGTTTTCATGGCTGTCGGGTCAGAAGAGAAGAATTATTTGATTCAGGATGCGGCTGAGCTATTTGCCAGACTGCACGATTCAGACAAGATTCAGGTGGAATTTATGGAAGCGGCCGGGGAAAATCATCTATCGGTTGTGCCGACAGTCATGAGCCGGGCGCTGCGATTTGTTAATAGAGAAGATGGGTAG
- a CDS encoding GNAT family N-acetyltransferase, whose product MNYKRITAEEDLQHAFHIRKSVFVEEQGVPLEDEFDEMDHLDGNCDHILVYHEHQPVGTGRIRPHDGYGKLERICLLEPYRKFGLGKVIIHALEERAREKGLGKVKLHGQTQAEGFYHKLGYETASEVFMEDGIPHVLMYKELE is encoded by the coding sequence GTGAATTATAAAAGAATTACAGCAGAAGAAGATTTACAGCACGCCTTTCATATTCGAAAATCCGTGTTTGTAGAAGAGCAGGGTGTCCCGCTGGAGGATGAATTCGATGAAATGGATCATCTCGACGGGAATTGTGACCATATCTTAGTCTATCACGAGCACCAGCCGGTCGGCACCGGAAGAATCAGGCCGCATGATGGATACGGCAAATTGGAGAGAATCTGCCTTTTGGAGCCCTACCGCAAATTCGGATTGGGGAAGGTCATTATTCATGCATTAGAAGAAAGGGCAAGAGAAAAAGGATTGGGGAAAGTAAAGCTGCACGGGCAAACACAGGCGGAAGGATTTTATCATAAGCTCGGGTATGAGACAGCCTCTGAGGTGTTTATGGAGGACGGGATTCCACATGTGCTGATGTATAAAGAGTTAGAATGA
- a CDS encoding iron-containing alcohol dehydrogenase, giving the protein MMYYLPSRNLLGRGCLNELGGEIKSYGFKKAFVVTDKGLSKNGILKMVTDQLEKSEIDYVVYDEVSPNPTTRQVHNGVEVLQEEDCDFILSVGGGSPQDCAAAISIITTNGGDIRDYEGLHKSSRPGYPTIAVNTTAGTSAEITINYVITDEDRGVKMVCVDKNSIALLSVSDPELMVNKPADLTAATGMDALTHAIETLVTPGANPVTDATALEAVRIIFKYLPAAVKNGHDLDAREQMTYACFLGGMAFSNAGLGYVHAMAHQLGGLYDLPHGVCNAMLLPIVEKRNAKYAPKKFRMIAEALGFPQIGQTDEEASDFVIEKIRELAAEVGIPTSLKELGVENPDLDTLAENSLKDACAPGNPYMPTKEETIEMFKEIL; this is encoded by the coding sequence ATGATGTATTATTTGCCAAGCAGAAACTTGTTAGGAAGAGGCTGCCTCAATGAATTGGGAGGAGAAATCAAATCCTACGGTTTTAAGAAAGCCTTTGTGGTGACGGATAAAGGATTGAGCAAGAATGGAATCCTGAAAATGGTGACAGATCAGCTTGAGAAGTCAGAGATTGATTATGTTGTCTATGATGAAGTCAGTCCAAATCCGACGACAAGACAGGTACATAATGGTGTGGAAGTATTGCAGGAAGAGGATTGTGATTTCATTCTGTCTGTCGGCGGCGGTTCTCCTCAGGACTGTGCAGCGGCAATTAGCATTATTACAACAAACGGCGGGGATATCCGCGATTATGAAGGCTTACATAAATCCAGCCGTCCTGGCTATCCGACGATTGCGGTTAATACGACAGCCGGTACATCTGCTGAGATTACGATTAACTATGTAATCACTGATGAAGACCGTGGAGTGAAGATGGTTTGTGTGGATAAAAACAGCATTGCCCTGTTGTCTGTCAGCGATCCAGAGTTAATGGTTAATAAACCGGCCGATCTTACAGCTGCGACTGGCATGGACGCTCTTACCCATGCCATTGAAACGCTGGTGACTCCAGGAGCTAACCCTGTGACGGATGCGACTGCGCTTGAAGCGGTGCGTATTATCTTCAAGTATCTTCCTGCTGCTGTAAAGAACGGTCATGATTTGGATGCCAGAGAGCAAATGACATATGCATGCTTCTTGGGCGGAATGGCTTTCTCGAATGCCGGACTAGGCTATGTACATGCGATGGCCCATCAGCTTGGCGGGCTTTATGATCTTCCACACGGTGTATGTAACGCTATGCTTCTTCCAATCGTCGAGAAACGTAACGCAAAATATGCGCCGAAGAAATTCCGCATGATTGCCGAAGCACTTGGCTTCCCGCAAATAGGTCAGACAGATGAAGAGGCAAGCGATTTCGTGATTGAGAAGATCAGAGAGCTTGCGGCAGAGGTTGGCATTCCAACTTCCTTGAAAGAGCTTGGCGTCGAAAACCCGGATTTGGACACTTTGGCGGAAAACTCCTTGAAGGATGCTTGTGCACCTGGCAACCCTTATATGCCAACTAAAGAAGAAACCATTGAAATGTTTAAGGAAATCCTTTAA
- a CDS encoding cold-shock protein — MEQGKVKWFNAEKGFGFIEREGGDDVFVHFSAIQGEGFKTLDEGQEVTFEVEQGQRGPQATNVQKN, encoded by the coding sequence ATGGAACAAGGTAAAGTTAAATGGTTTAACGCAGAAAAAGGTTTTGGATTTATCGAACGTGAAGGTGGAGACGATGTATTCGTTCACTTCTCAGCGATCCAAGGTGAAGGATTCAAAACTCTTGACGAAGGTCAAGAAGTTACTTTCGAAGTAGAACAAGGTCAACGCGGACCACAAGCTACTAACGTTCAAAAAAACTAA
- a CDS encoding GNAT family N-acetyltransferase produces MQIMLEKFQEADFDLYYALVSEERVMAQITERAIPLEEAEINFHALLKRNQQAEKTGSYKIYDQQTLEYIGLGHITPDDDLSGEAELGYMILPQYWGKGYGSEIARVLLVKAGEAGMTSLKAIIDPDNIPSRRILQKHGFISEKIGEIDGLPAEILRKSINAE; encoded by the coding sequence ATGCAAATAATGCTTGAGAAGTTTCAAGAAGCGGATTTCGATTTGTATTATGCACTTGTATCAGAAGAACGGGTTATGGCCCAGATTACTGAGCGGGCCATTCCTTTAGAAGAGGCTGAGATTAACTTCCATGCATTGCTTAAACGCAATCAACAGGCTGAAAAGACCGGCTCCTATAAAATATATGATCAACAGACGCTGGAGTATATTGGGCTTGGGCATATTACCCCTGATGATGATTTAAGCGGTGAGGCTGAGCTGGGCTATATGATTCTGCCGCAGTATTGGGGAAAGGGGTATGGATCTGAAATTGCCAGAGTGCTGCTTGTTAAAGCGGGTGAGGCCGGAATGACAAGTTTGAAGGCAATCATCGACCCGGATAATATTCCTTCAAGAAGAATTCTGCAGAAACATGGTTTTATTTCGGAAAAGATTGGTGAAATTGATGGACTGCCGGCGGAAATTCTGCGTAAATCAATAAATGCTGAATAA
- a CDS encoding antibiotic biosynthesis monooxygenase, producing the protein MIVVQNKFQTKKGFGEKMGAAFTKNDLETFKGFIRVEVLLTQGVEETDELSVNMYWEDKESFETWRNSDSFKKSHARPAEGSSEAKTESPIISNKISIFDVVAVKEGAVTK; encoded by the coding sequence ATGATCGTCGTTCAAAACAAATTCCAAACGAAAAAAGGCTTTGGCGAAAAAATGGGAGCAGCATTCACGAAAAATGACTTAGAAACATTTAAAGGATTCATCCGCGTGGAAGTTCTTTTAACACAAGGCGTGGAAGAAACAGATGAACTAAGCGTCAATATGTATTGGGAAGACAAAGAAAGCTTCGAGACTTGGAGAAACAGTGATTCCTTCAAGAAATCTCACGCACGCCCGGCAGAAGGCTCTTCAGAGGCGAAAACAGAATCCCCAATCATCAGCAATAAAATCAGCATCTTTGATGTAGTGGCTGTTAAAGAGGGAGCCGTTACAAAATAA
- a CDS encoding ABC transporter ATP-binding protein: protein MNAIEASNLCQRVGFFQLKDISLVIPKGKMTAIIGPNGSGKSTFLKITAQLMGMDEGEILVQDQPIHTYKRREFAKTISMLPQSKEELPDLCVRELVSYGRSPHHSFLHKGSKAADEAVIDWALDITGTKKHESRMFHELSGGEQQKARIAMALAQKTDILLLDEPTTYLDMAHQLDLMEMLQEINDQYGITIVMVLHDLQQAAAYSHHMIALKGGCLIDQGKPKELLTASFLQKVYNITAKIHFDEDYPVIIPQLKQRRLIV from the coding sequence ATGAATGCCATTGAAGCGAGTAACCTGTGCCAAAGAGTAGGCTTCTTTCAGCTGAAGGATATCAGTCTTGTGATACCAAAAGGGAAAATGACAGCCATTATTGGACCAAATGGATCTGGCAAATCTACTTTCCTGAAGATTACGGCACAATTAATGGGGATGGATGAGGGAGAAATTCTCGTTCAAGATCAACCAATCCATACATACAAAAGGCGGGAATTTGCCAAGACCATATCCATGCTCCCACAATCGAAGGAAGAACTTCCGGACTTATGCGTCAGGGAACTCGTCTCCTACGGGCGCTCTCCGCATCACTCGTTTCTACACAAGGGCAGTAAAGCGGCGGATGAGGCTGTCATTGACTGGGCGTTGGATATAACCGGCACGAAGAAGCATGAAAGCCGGATGTTCCATGAGCTGTCAGGAGGAGAACAGCAAAAGGCACGCATCGCGATGGCCCTTGCGCAAAAAACGGATATCCTTTTGCTCGATGAGCCAACAACTTATTTAGATATGGCCCACCAGCTTGATTTAATGGAGATGCTGCAGGAAATTAACGATCAATATGGAATAACCATTGTAATGGTCCTTCACGACCTTCAGCAGGCCGCTGCTTACAGCCATCACATGATTGCTTTAAAGGGGGGATGTCTCATAGATCAAGGAAAACCAAAAGAGCTTCTCACTGCATCTTTTTTACAGAAGGTTTATAATATTACTGCAAAGATTCATTTTGATGAGGACTATCCAGTCATCATTCCACAACTCAAACAAAGGAGATTGATAGTATGA